The Lactuca sativa cultivar Salinas chromosome 2, Lsat_Salinas_v11, whole genome shotgun sequence genome includes a window with the following:
- the LOC128132140 gene encoding uncharacterized protein LOC128132140 translates to MMLKKEVLLHTPPSSPQSDDAQKGGDNDDDAADADDNADDEPKERDTEIVQPESPMPTHKSDSAGHNSPVATEKLVEDSEHDDEPDDECQILDMNFINPLIPVQEESSDDLDNESQCPDMRSVNPVADPIIPVQGEDSDVASEDSHPLSRKRKVADNDLAHSQTDTSLPAKKPKSILLKNIAQDDESLI, encoded by the exons ATGATGCTCAAAAAGGAAGTTCTCCTGCATACTCCTCCCTCTAGTCCCCaatctgatgatgctcaaaaagggggagataatgatgatgatgctgCTGATGCTGATGATAATGCTGATGATGAACCAAAAGAGAGAGACACCGAAATTGTTCAGCCTGAATCACCCATGCCGACGCATAAGTCTGACTCTGCGGGGCATAATAGTCCAGTAGCTACTGAAAAGCTGGTtgaagatagtgagcatgatgatgaaccagatgatgaatgtcaaatactGGATATGAACTTCATTAATCCTCTTATTCCAGTTCAAGAAGAAAGTTCTGATGATCTTGATAATGAATCTCAGTGTCCAGACATGAGATCAGTCAATCCTGTTGCTGATCCCATTATTCCAGTCCAAGGAGAAGATTCGGACGTTGCCAGTGAAGACTCTCATCCGCTTTCTCGAAAGCGTAAGGTAGCAGATAATGACTTGGCtcattctcaaactgatacttCTTTGCCTGCTAAGAAACCCAAGTCCATA cttctaaagaacattgctcaagATGATGAATCTCTTATTTAG